One Candidatus Nitrososphaera evergladensis SR1 genomic window, GCGTGGGTGATACCAACAGGCGACGGCAGGGGCAAGGTGGGCGTCGCCGGCAAGGGCATAAACGCTGCAAGCGCATTAAAGTCGTACATGGATGCAAAAGGCCCGTATTCTGTCGTGCGCAAGGTGTACGCGCCGATATGGGTCATGGGCCCGATTGCAAGCTTTGTGTCTGGCCGCACTGTTGTCGTGGGAGACGCGGCAGGGCAGACCAAGCCTACCACCGCCGGCGGAATATACACCTGCGGCACGGGCGGGCTCTTGGCAGGAAGAAGCATCGCAAAAGCGATTGCTGCCGGGAAAAAAGATGACAGCATATTGGATGAGTACCAGAAGGGGTGGTCTGCGATGTTTGGTGAGGAATTTTCCAAGATGCTCGTTGCAAGGCGCCTGCTGGAAAGGCTTGACAACAAGGCGCTTGATGAACTGTTTTCTGCAATACCAAAGGACAAGCTGGAAGACGCATCGTCAACGGGCGACTTTGACTTTCACACGGCCGCCCTTGCCAAGATGCTGGACGTAAAAAGCGCAGGCAGGATGGCAAAAGCGCTCCTTGGCAACGAAATCCGCCGGCTGGTCGACGGCTAGATAGATATAAATTCGGATTCGCTCACTTGACCGTCATGTCAAAGCAACTGTCGTTGCCGGTCTGCACCTCATGCAGCAGGCCAATAATGCCTAACGATGAATGCGTAAAATTCTACTGCCCAAACTGTGGCTATGTCCTTATGTGGCGCTGCGAATCCTGCCGCGAGTTTGCAAGGCCCTACAAGTGCGTGGGCTGCGGTTTTGAGGGTCCATAGACATGGCGCGCCTAGTGGCAAGGATAAAGGTCCTTCCAGCTGACGCTGACATCAGCATAGACAAAATCGTGGAGGGGCTCAAAGGCAACATCCCGCAGGGGATGGAACTCAAAGGCCACGCCAAGGAACCGATAGCGTTTGGCCTGAACGCAGTCGTCGGCGACTTTATGCTGGATGACGCGGAGGGGCAGATGGACAAGCTCGAAGAAGCCATCCGCAGCGTGCAGGGCGTCGGCGAGATTGAAGTGATGAACATCAGCCGTGCGTCGGTCAAGATGAAGTAGTAAAAGTAATGATGATGTTATTCTCAAAAACGCCGGAGGCTTGTACAGGTTGAAGAAGGCCAAGGCAGGTAGCGATGAATCTCCACAGGTGCAGCTGCGCGTAGCTGAGGCCAAGCACCGCGACGTGGGCAAGTGCAGGGCCAGATTGGACCCGCACTACATGGAGCAGATTGGCGTCCAGCCCGGCGAGGTGATAGAGATAACCGGCAAGCGTGCGACTGCTGTCACCGCGTGGCCTGCAGACGATGAAGAACAGGACACCGACATTATCCGCATCGACGGGCAGACCCGGAAAAACGCCGGCGTCGGCTTGAACGATCTTTTGAATGTACGAAAGGCAGAGAGCAAGGCTGCAAAGAGCATAACGCTGATGCCTATAGGCGACAGCAACATTACGGTAGACAAAGAGTTCTGCGAGTTTGTAAAGGGCCGGCTCAAGGGCTTTCCGATGAGCGAGGGCGACGAGATTTCAGTCGTCATTCTCGGCAACTCGATGGACTTTAAGGTACAAAAGATATCGCCAAAGGCCATAGTCCGCGTCGAGCGCTCGACAAAGCTTGCCATAATGGCCGAGACTGCGCAGGACCGCAAGCCCCGCGTCACCTACGAGGAGATTGGCGGCATGAAGGAGCAGATAAAGCGCCTGCGCGAGATTGTTGAACTGCCGATGCGCCACCCAGAGGTCTTTGCCCGGCTCGGCATAGAGCCGCATAGCGGCATCCTCATGTACGGGCCGCCAGGAACTGGCAAGACACTCATCGCCAAGGCGCTGGCGTCAGAGTCAGAGGCCAACTTTTTCATAATAAACGGCCCGGAGATCATGAACAAGTACTATGGCGAGACAGAAGCGCGCCTGCGCGACATATTCAAGGAAGCCAAGGAATCCTCGCCTTCCATCATATTCATCGACGAGATTGACGCAATCGCGCCTAAGAGGGAAGAGGCGTTTGGCGACGTGGAAAAGCGCGTCGTCGCGCAGCTCCTTGCGCTCATGGACGGCATGCAAGAGCGCGGCCAGGTCATAGTCCTTGGAGCCACAAACCGCCCAGAAAGCCTTGACCCCGCGCTGAGGCGCCCCGGCAGGTTCGACAGGGAGATAGAGATAGGCGTGCCAAACGCAGAAGGCCGCCTAGAGATATTGCAGATACATACAAGGGGGATGCCGCTTGACGACGACATCAACCTGCAAGAGCTTGCGTCAGAATTGCACGGCTACACGGGCGCCGACATCAAGGCGCTCTGCAGGGAAGCCGCAATGAAGGCTCTCAGGCGCTACCTTCCAGAGATAGACCTTGAAGGCGACAAGATATCGCCGGAGGTGCTTGAGCAGATGGTGATAACCACAAAGGACTTTCGCGACGGCATCAAGGAGATCGTGCCCACTGCCATGAGAGAGTTTTACGTCGAAGTGGCAAGGGTCAAGTGGACCGAGGTGGGCGGCCTGTACGACGCCAAGAGGGTGCTGCATGACAACCTCATCACCTCGATAAAAGAGCCAGAGAGCTTTTCCAAGATGGGAATAAAACCGCCAAAGGGCGCACTGCTCTACGGCCCGTCCGGCACTGGCAAGACGCTCATCGCCAAGGCGCTTGCCACGGAGAGCAACGCCAACATCATAATAGTCAGGGGACCTGAAGTCCTTTCAAAGTGGGTCGGCGAGTCGGAAAAGGCAATACGCGAGATATTCCGAAAAGCCAAGACGTCTTCGCCCTGCATCGTGGTGTTTGACGAGCTGGACTCGCTTGCAAGGCCGCGCGGCCAGAGCGAGGACGGCGCCGGAAACGAGCGCGTGGTCAGCCAGATACTGACAGAGATGGACGACGCAGGCAACTCGGGCGTGATAATCGTCGGAATCACCAACAGGCCTGACCTCATTGACCCGTCGCTCCTTCGGCCCGGCAGGCTGGACCTCATCGTCTACATTGGCCAGCCAGACGAAAAGGCAAGGTTTGAGATATTAAAGATAATAACGCAGCCGATGCCTCTTGAAAGTGACGTAGATCTGGCAAGCATTGCGCAGACAACCCGGAATTTCAGCGGGGCGGACCTCTTTGCGCTCTGCCGCGAGGCGGCGGTAAGTGCCATGCAGAGAAAATCGCCCACAATATCAAATACCGACTTTGCTCAGGCCCTCAGGGCGGCAAGGCCGTCCATAACCAAGGAGGTGGAGGAATGGTACGAGTCGATGAAAAAGAGCCTCACCTACGCCATGCCAAAGCCAATAGACAAGAGCTTTTACGGCTGATTAAACCAGTAAAAACATAGCTAAAAAAAGATCTGGTTGCTTTTAACGCTACGAGGGCTTGCAGTCAGCAAAAAGAGGGTTGGCACTACACACACGCTCTGAACAGGTACATTTTACGGTGCAGCGCTAACCCTGACATTTAATGGCAGATTAAGATTAAAGCAGTTTCCGTGTTTGGCAAGTGGTTCAGGGGGCGCGTTTACTGGAAATATTATAATATCCTGCATCAATCGCGCAACAACTCTTATCAGCTACCTCGACTCTATATCGTCAGGGGACGAGTATGTGTGCAAAATAATGAGGAAGAAGAGCGCGAGATCGAAGACTTGCTCTCATTAGGCATCAATCCGAGAAGAAAAACAGAATTTAATGATAAAAACGAGTTGGCTGAATTGGCAGAAAACCTCAAACAAGCGTTGTTGCAGGATTACAGGATGGCGTATAGCGACAGAGGTCACGAATATGAAGAAGAAGCAAAATCAACCGTAAATCCTTAGCGTGTTTGATATCCCTGCCTTTCGCGTCGTGACAAAATTTTCAAGCCTGACTCTATGCATGTCGCTGCCTCTTTGCTGACATAGCTTTTTATCATGCGGCTGGCTTTCAGTATTTAATGTCCTTATCTTTGTATTTCTCAAGCCGCTTGGCTATGAGCGAATTAACGCGTCTCAATTTGGCCGCTGTGGAAGGTCATTATTACCTGTCTATCTCATGGTTATTATTGCCTGCTACCACCACAACAAAGAGCTACTATTACGGTTGATGATGATTGCATTATGAAGTATCCATTGAGAAACCTCATTTATGAAAAGGTCAGGCAGGCCGGAAACATGACGGACGCCGACCTGATGAACGCGCTGTCAAAGGAGGGCATCACAATAGCCGACGCCGAGTTCAACAAGATCCTGCTGGACTTGGAAATATACGGCCTCATCCGTGTCGCCTGGATCACAAAGGAAAAGCGCAGGATAGAACTAGTCGCCGATTCGGGAACCACAAGCTAGATGGGTATCTTGTAGTAAAAGAGCGCATCAACCGCAAGCGCTACAAATATCACTACCAGGTACGGGGCCGTAACCTTGTACGCCTTCCACGCAAACTCTGGTGTAGGGTTCTTGGTTAGCTTGTAGTGGTAGATAAGCATGAGCGAGCCGGATATTGCCGCGATTATCGTGTAAAGGAGCCCCGGGCCGGGGTTCAAAAAGTAAAGGCCAACCGAATATGGGAGCAGTATCGCCGTGTTGGCAAGGATGTAGCTTGCAGTTTTCTGGTTGCCAATGAGGACTGGAAGCATCGGGACGCGGACTGACGCGTATTCTTCGCGTGCCCGTATCGCCAGGCACCAGAAATGGGGCGGGGTCCACATGAACACAAGCCACCCGACTAGAAAGCCAAGCAGGTCCATCGAGCCTGTCACCGTGGCCCATCCTGCCATTGATGCGGCGCTTCCGGCAAAGCCGCCTATCACGATGTTCCAGGCGTTGTTGCGCTTTAGCCATGCAGTGTATATTATGACGTAAAAGAATATTCCAAGGGCTATCATTCCTGTCGCCATCGGGTTGAGGGTAAACCACGCAATGACCACAGACAGCACGCTCACGCCAAGGCCGTACGCAAGGACGCTCTTTGGTGACAGCCTGCCTGCAGGAATCGGCCTCTTGGCGGTCCTTTCCATCACCTTGTCGATGTCGCGGTCGTAATAGTGGTTCAGGGCGCTTGCACCCATTGAGGCAAGTGCGCCGGCAAGCGTGAGAAAGCCAAGCTTGAACCAGTCGACATCCCATGCTACGCTGGGAGTAGCGTCAAAGCGAGTAGCGGCAAGATACGAGGTGACTGCCGTAATCACCAAGACGACTACTATTCTTGGTTTTGAAACCTCGACAAAGTCGCGTGCAGTCACGCTATGAGCCTCTCAAAATCAGTAGCGCTGGCTTGCATTTAATTGATTCGGATGTTGCTGTCAGACGATGAAACGCTTTAGGTTTGACACCTGCAGCCTAAAGAATGTGAGCACCTTGCGCTTTAGTATGGCGTGCTCGGCGTCTGAAAGGCCGCACGCGCACTTGTTCTTGCTGTCCATGCTGTGCGCCTCGGCTACTGCGTACACCTTGGCTATCTTGTCCCTTGCCTGCGCAAAGTCGTACAGGCCCTCAATCCTGTGGGTGTGCTCTAGCATGTCCAGAAGGTTCACGGTCGTGAGCCACGCGTCTGCGACGGTGTCGCCTTCGCCCACGTCAAAAACGTCTGCTATGGACAAGGTGGTGTTATCAGCAGCAAGTCCTGCAAAACGCGCACCATAAGGCGGGTGGTCAACAATTTTAGAGGTGCAGAAAGGATTATTTATGCCAGAAAAGCCCATCATAGCCAAGCATGACTGACTGGGACCTGCTGACACCCGGTATTGGTCTTACGTCCATCGGCATTGTTGGCGTAGGCATATCGCTTGCTGGCATTGCCAAGACCTTCATCGACGGCATGCACGCAGTTTCTCTCCTTACCATGTTCATCGGGATGATATTTCTCGCCTCCGGTCTTTTCAAGGACGGCTTTCCGTCGACTGGCAGGGCCAAGTCTGCCACGTTTATCACGCTTGGTTTCCTCGTAACGTTTGGTGTCGCTGCCGCAGTCACGGTAAGCGTCCAGGTGCCAAGCATCTTTGCATACATTGGCCTCATGGCCATGATCGGGATACCCGGCGCGGTGCTTGCCGTCACGTCGTTTAGAAAGCCGCAGTATGTCAAGGCAATGGGTGTGATATTTATCGCCGGAGCCGCGGTAGGCGGCATAACTTTCTATGCATTTGGCCTCGTGACGCCCAAGCCTCCCCAGCCTGCTGAGGAAGAGCAGCAACAGCCAGCCGCTCCTGCGGCGCCAGCGACTCCGCCTGCAAACGTTATCAAGGCAAGCATCCCGGCAGGCGCCTCTGCGCAGGGCAACCCCTCATATGATCCAAACCCGCTGACCGTTGCCAAGGGAGATGGCGTAGAGTGGACGAACAACGACAACGTGCCGCACACCGTGACCAGCAAGGCAGACAGCGGCAAAACGTTTGACTCTAAAGTCATGGCTGCCGGCAAGACCTTCCTGCTCAACACTGCCACCCTGAAGGAAGGTGACTATGAATACTATTGCCAGCTACATCCGTTCATGGACGGTATGCTAAAGGTTGGCGGAGCCGGGGCTTCAAGCGCTGCAGGTGGAAACGCTACTTCTTCCAGCGGCAATGCTACAGGTGGGAATGCCGCCACTCAATCAAGTGGAGGTAACGCTACTACTGGTAGTAGTGCTGCTACTGCTAATAACAATACCAACGCCACGGCGCCAAGCGGAAACGCCACATCTGCGCCAAGTACTGCCTCTGGAGGAGCAAAGACGGCGGCAACAGTTACATCAGTTTCAATAGTGCTTGGTGCTTCCACTCCAACCAACGGCCAGTTCTTCTCGCCTGCAGAAGCCAAGTCTGCGGTCGGAAGCATGGTGACTTGGACTAACCATGACACTACGTTGCACACCGTGACATCCGGCAAGGTAGTAAACAACACGCCTGCCCCTGACAAGGTGTTTGATTCTGGTCTTATGAAAGCTGGCGCCAGCTATTCGTACGTGTTTGAAAAAGCTGGCGAGTACGACTATTACTGCATGCTACACCCGTACATGACGGGCAAGGTAACGGTCAGCTGACTGGCGACACAAGTACGCAAAGCATAGCTCTTTCAGCAGTCCAGC contains:
- a CDS encoding cupredoxin domain-containing protein; this encodes MTDWDLLTPGIGLTSIGIVGVGISLAGIAKTFIDGMHAVSLLTMFIGMIFLASGLFKDGFPSTGRAKSATFITLGFLVTFGVAAAVTVSVQVPSIFAYIGLMAMIGIPGAVLAVTSFRKPQYVKAMGVIFIAGAAVGGITFYAFGLVTPKPPQPAEEEQQQPAAPAAPATPPANVIKASIPAGASAQGNPSYDPNPLTVAKGDGVEWTNNDNVPHTVTSKADSGKTFDSKVMAAGKTFLLNTATLKEGDYEYYCQLHPFMDGMLKVGGAGASSAAGGNATSSSGNATGGNAATQSSGGNATTGSSAATANNNTNATAPSGNATSAPSTASGGAKTAATVTSVSIVLGASTPTNGQFFSPAEAKSAVGSMVTWTNHDTTLHTVTSGKVVNNTPAPDKVFDSGLMKAGASYSYVFEKAGEYDYYCMLHPYMTGKVTVS
- the cyoE gene encoding heme o synthase; its protein translation is MTARDFVEVSKPRIVVVLVITAVTSYLAATRFDATPSVAWDVDWFKLGFLTLAGALASMGASALNHYYDRDIDKVMERTAKRPIPAGRLSPKSVLAYGLGVSVLSVVIAWFTLNPMATGMIALGIFFYVIIYTAWLKRNNAWNIVIGGFAGSAASMAGWATVTGSMDLLGFLVGWLVFMWTPPHFWCLAIRAREEYASVRVPMLPVLIGNQKTASYILANTAILLPYSVGLYFLNPGPGLLYTIIAAISGSLMLIYHYKLTKNPTPEFAWKAYKVTAPYLVVIFVALAVDALFYYKIPI
- a CDS encoding zinc finger domain-containing protein: MSKQLSLPVCTSCSRPIMPNDECVKFYCPNCGYVLMWRCESCREFARPYKCVGCGFEGP
- a CDS encoding CDC48 family AAA ATPase, which gives rise to MKKAKAGSDESPQVQLRVAEAKHRDVGKCRARLDPHYMEQIGVQPGEVIEITGKRATAVTAWPADDEEQDTDIIRIDGQTRKNAGVGLNDLLNVRKAESKAAKSITLMPIGDSNITVDKEFCEFVKGRLKGFPMSEGDEISVVILGNSMDFKVQKISPKAIVRVERSTKLAIMAETAQDRKPRVTYEEIGGMKEQIKRLREIVELPMRHPEVFARLGIEPHSGILMYGPPGTGKTLIAKALASESEANFFIINGPEIMNKYYGETEARLRDIFKEAKESSPSIIFIDEIDAIAPKREEAFGDVEKRVVAQLLALMDGMQERGQVIVLGATNRPESLDPALRRPGRFDREIEIGVPNAEGRLEILQIHTRGMPLDDDINLQELASELHGYTGADIKALCREAAMKALRRYLPEIDLEGDKISPEVLEQMVITTKDFRDGIKEIVPTAMREFYVEVARVKWTEVGGLYDAKRVLHDNLITSIKEPESFSKMGIKPPKGALLYGPSGTGKTLIAKALATESNANIIIVRGPEVLSKWVGESEKAIREIFRKAKTSSPCIVVFDELDSLARPRGQSEDGAGNERVVSQILTEMDDAGNSGVIIVGITNRPDLIDPSLLRPGRLDLIVYIGQPDEKARFEILKIITQPMPLESDVDLASIAQTTRNFSGADLFALCREAAVSAMQRKSPTISNTDFAQALRAARPSITKEVEEWYESMKKSLTYAMPKPIDKSFYG
- a CDS encoding elongation factor 1-beta, whose product is MARLVARIKVLPADADISIDKIVEGLKGNIPQGMELKGHAKEPIAFGLNAVVGDFMLDDAEGQMDKLEEAIRSVQGVGEIEVMNISRASVKMK
- a CDS encoding NAD(P)/FAD-dependent oxidoreductase, whose translation is MSHFDVIVAGGSISGLMAAREAAKACATVAVLEEDAEIGTPEHCGGLVSMEGMKNLGIVPDASAVENSRIRRARILSPSNGFELSAEKQKVVVLDRRALDKQVALQAQRASADIRVKCSVRSFNKDGTRYIVKTSEGDFTCDYFVDARGVASIINKNRDGVLSSAQYEVFAPWIKRDAIEVAFDSERYPGFFAWVIPTGDGRGKVGVAGKGINAASALKSYMDAKGPYSVVRKVYAPIWVMGPIASFVSGRTVVVGDAAGQTKPTTAGGIYTCGTGGLLAGRSIAKAIAAGKKDDSILDEYQKGWSAMFGEEFSKMLVARRLLERLDNKALDELFSAIPKDKLEDASSTGDFDFHTAALAKMLDVKSAGRMAKALLGNEIRRLVDG